The Anabas testudineus chromosome 15, fAnaTes1.2, whole genome shotgun sequence DNA segment CGCGGTTTTCCTTTACTCAGTCATTGAATCTCGGTTTGAACTGGCGGACGTGTGTGCGAGCGCTCAACTGTTCCACCTGAACTTTTACTCCTGTGTGATCGGAGCCTCATTAAAACTGGAGAACGGGACGGGGCCAGAGATTTTCCCCTCTTTGCCCGTCCCACTTCAGGCTCCCAGCTCTTCACCCAGGCAGAAGAAGATCAGTGACCCGGGGCCATGAGGAGAGGATGCAGCGAGCTGGAATCCTACAGCAACAGCAATGCAaacagatttgtgtttgtttgacaggTAGGACAGAAGCAGCCAACGCATATTTTCATGGTTTTAGCTTGCCCAAGAGGAGAGTTTCCTTCACATGGGCACTTTaaagctgcatgtttttgttatgCAAAAGGAGAAAAGCCCAGCTGCGATCCTGACTTGTCTGTTCTGCAACTCACTCAAATCCTctgactgaaacaaaaacaagcaagagGAGTGTGTCAACTCTCACCACAGCAATCACTCCTCCTCCACCAAATAAACCAATCAACACCTGtttgagaaacagacaaagttACATCCACTGTCACTTTTTGTTTGCTGGTGTGGTCGACAGTACGCCCCATGACCACAGCTCCTTTTAACACCCATACAATCCTGTGCCAAGCTTATCTAACAGGAGCTTGTTTGTTTATGACTGGCACATGGCTGCTGCCTTTACTATATGGAGGCACCATTTTGATTTAAAGGTCTTAACGGCTGCTTTAAAAGAGCTCACTGTGTGTGATTATGGAGTTCACAGAACCCATCTCGGGAATATTTAGACGATAATTTCTCATTGGTGCAGTTTAGTGCTATTTCAAGAATGATAATTTCTCAGCAGAGCCATTAGTGTGAACGCTTGCCAACGGAAAAGCCGCCCTAAGTTCACCACACCCTTGGACCAGGGGGCTATTTCTTCTTTATCAAACTGGAACCACCTTGGCTCCAACCTGCTTTAAATTGTTTGACATAATGATGCTTGAATGGACGGAGATGTGAAATGACACATTCAGAGTCGGGCATCTTGTGACGAATGCGTGATATCTGAAGGGTATGTCTGATCTGGCACAGGTGCCCCCAGGAAGAGCAGGGGGAAACGGCAGATTACTATGTCATCACATGCCGAGGACGATTCAGTATTTCCAGATGTTGTTCGTGCGTCTCTCGTCTCGCTTCATGGAGCGCCTGTGTGTCGCAGTTGGACAGAATGAAAACTCTTTGAAACACTGAAACCCACTTGAgattcagaaaataatttattcacaCTGGTTACACAAATAGTTTCTTAACACGGGTAAGaccaacaaatataaaaatgctcTCAATCTCCCCTTATAATTCAGGTACGGGTTAGTTGGAGTAGAATGGGGACAGTCTTCAGAGTCTATCACACCAGTACTCTGATGTTTCAACGTGCGAGGGCACATCAATGTGGAAGACCCCCTGTGTGTCGGGTGGAGGAGTCTGAGGGAGGCTGTTGACCCCTGAGTCACTGTCAGGATTGGACTGGCTCTGCTCTCCTGCTGCGTATTTCGCCTCCGGCTTCTGGACAGGGAGCGACGCAGGTGGGGACGGGGCCTCGGCCTTGGCTTTGATGTTCTTAAAGTGTTGCAGGCGCACCACGTCCCTGCTCTCTCGCGTGCAcggcagcagcacagacacgtCTTTGCGGAATTTGGAGCTCATGCCGAAGTAGATGAGGGGGTTGTAGAAGCTGGCAGACTTGGCGAAAAGGCGGGTGATGATGCTGGTCGTGCTTGGCACATGGAATCCCCAGGCTGACCACATAGACACCACTGCATATGGCGACCAGGCCAGGATGAAAGCTGTGCAGATTACAATGGAAATCTAGAGGGGAACATGAGGGAACAATTGTCAGGAGTGGAATTACATGAGAGGTTTATTACTGAGAGGACACTTTTAAGTGGCGCATTAGAGTCTTTTGAAAGCAACTTTTTCCTCCTCGTTGCCTACCCTTGTGACATCCCTCTCCACCTTCCTTTGACGAGCAGTGAGGAAACCATCCGCTGACATGGCGTTGGTGCTTTTCACTTGGTTGATAATGGAGACATAGGAGAAAAGCATGACCATCACTGGtatgaaaaagcagaaaatgaggATGGAGATGATGTAGGACTTGTAGATGGTAGAGTAATTGGCTTTGGACCAGTCCACCTCACAGGTGCCGTAACCCCgatctacaaacacacagaagatgcAAAGATGAAATTACAGCTCTTAATCAGAAATATGACGATATATTACATGTGGAAACAGACCTGTGTAGCTGCCCCAGCCCAGCAGTGGAGCAACAGACCAGAAGATCGCTCCGGTCCAAATGCAGATGAGCGAGACAGTGATGGTGTTCATGTTGATACAGtaagctgcaaaacaaacaaactaaaacaatgagGAACATGAATATGAATAAGCTGTGTgactggtcgaggcagatggccgcccaccctgagcctggttttgctggaggtttcttcctctaaagggagtttttcctctctgctgtcatctagtgtttgctcaaatgggtttcttgtggttttctgtataattctgtatactgttatgttttgtaaggtcttaaacactgcAGTGCCTTAAgacgacttctgttgtgaatttgtgctatgcaaataaaattgaattgtaaattgaattgaaatatgaatgtcaagttcttttttttatgttatcaGCCTTTGCAAACATCTGTGGATCAAAAGGACCTCTGTTGACACTTAGCTTTGTATTATGGAGAAGGAAAAACTCAATCTGTCTAAATTCATTTAACTTGAATCCAACACCACACTGGTATAATACAGTTGGTTATATCCCACATGTTCAACCGATGTTCATATTTTAACCCCAAATGTAAAAATACCCACACACAGGTTTTCATACCTTAGCTCTTGTTTTATAAAAAACCACCAACGCCGTAAAAACTCACTCTGACAACAACGGCAGTTGCTTAGCCAAATTTCTGTATAATTAAGACATTCTTCAGCCTCTATTACAccttaaaaatagaaaatgtcacCTCACATTAACTTAATGACACGTTGGcgaaatgtaaaagaaatctCTGGAGACAAGTGGTAGTTATTTCCACAGCTGAAGGTTTCATTAACACTTTAAAACAGACTTTTGTGTCAGATAAGAACTGCTGGAATGTAGAGGCCGAGACGCCGGTCTGAAactttctctgtgttctctcaCTTGAATTTAGGGAAGCTGGATCTGACCTTTGTTTGGGTGGCATCCCTTGATGTATCTGGTGATGCTAATAACAGTCAGGGTGTTGATGCTTGCAAGGCCGAACAGCAACGTCAAGAAGCCGTCTACCTGGAAGGAAATAGGGAGAGAGGTTGGTGACGTCTAATAAATCTTCAAACTGTCATTGAGGGGTGTGCATTCCTAATCGTTCCAGACCTTTTCTCTGCTGAGTTTGTTTTTGCGTTGGGGATTATCAGACAGATATGCTACAAGTGAAGAGCCCTTTTTCCAACATGCTCCAGACCCACAgcatctttctgtttgtgtcgTGCACACTTCTAAACTTAATGTAAAGCTCTTAATAGATTTAAACTGGGAGAAAACGTTGAATAACCATTAAGCTTCCACGCAGCCAGTCCATTGTTCAACAAGACAATCTTTTAATCACTGCTCTTCTTAAAAGAACCTATGCCACTTTGTTTCAGACTGCCTCCAACTGTGCGACACCCTGTTCCCTGCTGTGCCACTTCCAGGTGACATGGATCAGTTAAAGTCTCACTGATTACTTTCTTGATCCTCCTTAGTGCTAATCTTATTACTGTCAGTCATCACGTTTCTTCACCCTCACATTCATCAGACTAATGGACTTCCAACAGTATGATTTCAATTCATAACTTTTCTACGGTACATTTCAAATGTGCATTACGATTGTGGCTTCATgtaatgatgtgatgtgatcttctCATCCCACGGCATCACAGTGTTtcatctctgcctctgctcACAAGAAAGGATGATATTTGAATTTTTAATCCTAGAACAGGCAACAGAAAAGCAATGACTTCGTGTTTTATACAGCTTGTACACTACGTTGACACTTTTTCTGTATCCCCCTGTGCCAAATCAAAGGGTCCCACAATGCTGCATCATATTCTATGATGTCCTGTCCCACGAAGTGCAAAATGAAG contains these protein-coding regions:
- the LOC113159393 gene encoding opsin-5-like, with translation MEITLKSFPLKVVNIPWRNNNLSTLRTDPQLSEQGENIIGVYLLVLGWMSWFGNSLVMFVLYRQRSSLQPTDFLTLSLAISDASISVFGYSRGILEIFNIFKDDGYLITWIWTCQVDGFLTLLFGLASINTLTVISITRYIKGCHPNKAYCINMNTITVSLICIWTGAIFWSVAPLLGWGSYTDRGYGTCEVDWSKANYSTIYKSYIISILIFCFFIPVMVMLFSYVSIINQVKSTNAMSADGFLTARQRKVERDVTRISIVICTAFILAWSPYAVVSMWSAWGFHVPSTTSIITRLFAKSASFYNPLIYFGMSSKFRKDVSVLLPCTRESRDVVRLQHFKNIKAKAEAPSPPASLPVQKPEAKYAAGEQSQSNPDSDSGVNSLPQTPPPDTQGVFHIDVPSHVETSEYWCDRL